The sequence CGGGCACCGATGGTCGGCACCGGCGCCGTTCCGGAGGCCTCCTCGCGGATAGCCGGATTCTGCTGGTCCGCAACGGACACCTCGCCGTCGACGATCTTGACCGAGAGCTCCGGGCCGAACTGGAAGCGCACCGGCGCGTCGTCGATGTTGACGATGTGCCAGGCCAGCGCCAGGTCGTAGAGGTCGACATCCATCTCCCCTTTGACAGTCCTGCCGGCCGCGAAGACCTCATTCTCGAAGACAATGCGGTTAGGCAGGGTCGAGGTGCCGTCGAATTTGAGCGGGAGGTAGCCGGCCGCGAGGCGGAAGGAGCCGAGCTGCAGGGCCGCCTCGGCCATCACCTTGCTCTTGTCGCCAAAGTCGAGGTCGTCCTCGAGGTCGATCTTGGTTGGGATTTCGGCAGGAATGGTCGTATCCCCGGAGGCGAAGCTCCCTTCGGGACTGAGATTGATGACGCCGACCTTGAGTGAAACCAGTTCATCTGCCATGGCTTGCAGCGGAAAGACCAGAGCCAGGGCCAGCAGCAAAAACATGTGGGGAAATCTCTTCATCTTCATGGAAACCTCCTGGGTTAATGTGGGGGGCAAAGCCCCACGGACGAAATCGACAGTAAGCAATCATGGTGCCAGATTATCGCTGCGGAGAATTGGCAAGCAACCGGGGACAAGTATAGCAGAGAGCGGCTGCTTTGAAGGCAACGGGACACAAAAATAATCGTTGCCCAGCAGATGCCGTGTCACTCCGTCTGCGTCCTGCCTTTGAGGAGACCGCGCCTGGTTTGAATTGCGGGACCGCTTTCTCTGCATGCTTGCCGGCAACATCGCTTAAATCATTATAACTATGCCGTGAAGGCCGGGGCAGTTCATCTAATCCCGACACCGTTCATTTGCCGGGTCGGGTCAGTCATATGGCCGGGGGGATATCTCGGGGGTGGGCGGGAATCCTTGTTTTTCCTCCTCGTTCTGTTGTAAAGTTGCCCGGTAAGATTCTTGCAAACCACTGCAGAATCCCTTCCAAGGAGTTGAAATGGCTGTCCCTGCTGAAGAATTCATCCCCAAGTGGATCGCCTGGGAAACCACCCAGCGCTGCAACCTCAACTGCGTTCACTGCCGCTGTTCCTCGGACATGCAGTCTTCCGAGGGAGACTTCACCACCGAAGAGGCTTACAAGCTGATCGATGATATCTGCGAGGTGTCGAAACCGGTCATGGTCCTCTCCGGCGGCGAACCGCTGCTGCGCAAGGATATCTTCGAAATCGCCCGTTATGGCACCGGCAAGGGTCTGCGCATGTGCATGGCGACCAACGGCATGCTGATTACCGACGAGGTCTGCGCGCAGATGAAGGCGGCGGACATCAAGATGGTCTCCCTGTCGCTCGACGGCTCCACTGCCGCAGTGCACGACAACTTCCGCAGTTGTCCCGGTGCCTTCGCGGGGGTGATCCGCGGCGCCGAGACGCTCAAGCGTAACGGCATCAAGTTCCTCGTCAACTCCTCCTTCACCAAGCGCAACCAGCATGATATCGGCGCCACCTTCAAGCTCGCCAAGAGCCTCGGGGCGACCGCCTGGTACATGTTCATGATCGTTCCGACCGGCCGCGGCGAGGAGATCATGAACGAGCTGATCAGCAAGGAGGACTACGAGGAGATCCTCGCCTGGCATTACCAGCAGGAAAAGGAGGAGGGCGAAATCCTCATGCGCCCGACCTGCGCCCCCCACTACTACCGCATCGTGCCGCAGATGGCCAAGGCCGAAGGGGTCGCCTTCGAGCGCCGTTCGCTCACCTTCTCCACCGGCGGCGGCAAGGGGTGCATCGCCGCCCAGACCATCTGTCTGATCGACTGCTTCGGCAACCTCAAACCCTGCTCCTACTTCCACTCCTCGGTGGGGAACGTCAAGCAGGTCCCCTTCAAGGAACTGTGGTTCAACAGCAAGGTCTTCAACGACCTGCGTGATTTCAAGAAATACACCGGCAAATGCGGCGAGTGCGAGTTCATCAATGTCTGCGGCGGCTGCCGGGCGCGGGCCGATGCGGTCTACGGCGACTACATGGCCGAGGAGCCGTTCTGCAACTACATCCCCAACCGCACCCGCAAGCGGATGGAGAAAGAAGCGGCGGAGAACGCGGCGAAATAACGATGTAGGGGCGATCCTTGTGATCGCCCAGGGCGAATACAAGATTCGCCCCTACAATTCGAATCAATTCCACAGGAGGTACTTTTTTCATGACCACCGAATACAATTTCATCAAGGCCTGCTGGGGCCAGCCCGTCGATGTTACCCCCGTCTGGCTGATGCGCCAGGCCGGCCGCTACCTGCCGCAATACATGGAGGTGCGCCGCAAGTGCACTTTCCTCGAACTCTGCAAGACTCCCGAACTGGCTGCCGAGGTGACGATTCAGCCGATCGACTACCTCGGCGCGGATGCCGCCATTCTCTTCTCCGACATCCTCACCCCGGTGGAGCCGATGGGGCTCAAGCTCGACTTCGTCCCCGGTCCGGTCTTCGAGAATCCGGTGCGCACCCAGGCGGATGTCGACGCCCTGCGCATCCCGGTGATGGAAGAGGATGTCCCCTATGTGCTGGAGACGATCAAAATTCTCCGCCGCGAGTTCGAGGGGCGCGTTCCCCTGATCGGCTTCGGCGGCGCCCCCTTCACCCTGGCCTGCTACATGGTCGAAGGGAAGGGGAGCAAGGATTTCGCCCAGATCAAGAAAATGATGTACGGGGCGCCGGAAATTTATGCCTCGTTGATGGGAAAAATCACCGAAATGGACCGCCAGTACCTCAACGCCCAGATCGCGGCCGGAGCCCAGGCGATCCAGATCTTCGATACCTGGGGCGGCATCGTTTCGCCCCTCGACTACGAGACTTACATCCTCCCCTACACGAAAAAGCTGATTGACGGCCTCGACCGCAAGGGGATTCCCGTCATCCACTTCGTCAAGGGCTCCGGCACCATGCTCGACATCGTCAAGAAGGCGGGCAGCGACGTGGTCGGCCTCGACTGGCACATCGGCCTCGGCAAGGCCCGTGACATTCTCGGTCCCGAGATCGCCGTGCAGGGGAACCTCGACCCGACTGTACTCTACGCCCCCAAGGCGCACATCGAACGCGAGGTGCAGCGCATCATCGAGGAGAACGCCGGCCGCCCCGGGCATATCTTCAACCTCGGCCACGGCATCCTGCCCAACGTCGATCCGGAAAATGCCAAATTCATGGTCGAGTGCGTGCACCGGCTCAGCCGGAAATAGGCCCGAAGGCGCAGGGGCACGGCTCGCCGTGCCCCTGCATGAGCATCCTCCAGCGCAGCGAATTTATGGATCCTGACAATCCGACCGCCCTCATCCTGCTCAACATGGGCGGCCCCGATTCCCCCGAGGCCGTCGAACCCTTTCTCTACAACCTCTTTTCCGACCGTGAACTGATCCAGCTGCCTTTGGGCAGCGTCCTGCAGAAACCCTTTGCCAGGCTGATCTCCCACTTCCGCAGCAAGCAGGTGCGGCTGAACTACCGCCTCATCGGCGGCAAGTCTCCCCTTCTGCACTGGACGACCCGCCAGGCCGAGGGGATTGCCGCCGATCTGGGACCAGACTTCCGTCCCGCCGTGGCCATGCGCTACTGGCAACCGACGGCCGAAGAGACACTGCGCCGGTTGGCGGCGGAGGGGATCGAGCGGGCCGTGGTCCTTTCCATGTATCCTCACTACACCGGGGCGACCACCGGCAGCAGCATCAACGATTTCCGCCGTGCCGCCGCCCGTATCTGCCCCGACCTCAGGTATTCGGTCATCGAACAGTGGTACGACTGGCCCGGCTACCTCGATGCGCTGGCCAGTCGGGTGCGTGAAGGGCTGGACCTCTTCCATGATCTGGTTCAGGACCAGGTGCAGATACTCTTTTCGGCCCACGCCCTGCCGCAGAAGTTCATTGACCGCGGCGACCCCTATCTGGAGCATGTCCTGGCGACGGTCAAGGGAGTGATGCAGCGGCTGGGAGAGCGTCCCTGGCACCTCGCTTTTCAGAGTCGCAGCGGGCCGGTCAAGTGGATGGAGCCCGACACCGTCGAAGTGATCGACCAGCTTGCCGCCGATGGCTGCGAGGCGCTGTTGATGGTCCCCATCTCCTTTGTCTCCGACCACATCGAAACGCTGCACGAGATCGACATCGAGTACAACGAACATGCCCAGTCGAAGGGTATCCGCCTCTTCCACCGGGCGCCGTCGCTCAACGATCGCCCGGATTTTCTGCAGGCGCTGGCGGATCTGGTTCGCGACCATCTGGAGAAGAGCGCATGAAACGCTGCACCATTTGCGGCGGGGTATTCGATCCGGCCGCTCCGATTGCCGACCCGGCGGTGGAAGCCGGAGCCTTCATGGCCCGGGAACTCTACGCCGATGCGGACCAACTTTGTCCCCGGTGTCTGGCAAATCGCGGGGTACTGGGGATGATGTACTGTCGGGAGTTGGATGGGTGAAAGCAGATGCAGGATGCAAGATGAAAAATGAAGGCCATCCGGGTGCGGATGGCCTTCGTGTTTTCGAGGTGCCCCGTCGGGGCGCAAGACGTTGGCGCGGGAAATGAATGCACCGGCATATTTCTAGCAGATGCGGGCGGAAAAGTGCTTGCCGGTTTGACGAACCATGGCCGATGTCGGGGTAGAAATCGGGAAGTGAAGGGAAGAGCCGCTACAGGCCCTCCGCTCGGAGCTGCTCGAGGAGTTCCTTCTGTCGGGTACTCAGACGGTCGGGCACGGCGACCTCGACGACGGCGTAGAGATCCCCTCGCGTCCCTCGACCGTGGGGGACGCCGAATCCCTTGAGCCGGATCTTCCGGCCGCTGGACATGCCGGCAGGTACCTTGATCCGCTTGTTCCCCTCCAGGGTCGGAACGTCTACGGAGGTGCCGAGGCAGGCCCCCGAGAAGGGGACTTGAACCTTGACATAGAGATCGTCCCCTTCCCGGCTGAACAGCGGATCGGGTTCCACCTCGATCTCCAGGAAAAGGTCGCCCGCCGGCCCGCCGGCGGGGCTTTCTCCCCCCTTGCCGGCCACCCGCAGCTTCTGGCCGGTTTCGATACCGGCGGGGATGCGGACCTGCAGATGCTCCACCCGGCCGGCGTGGCGGGAATCGATACGCCTCTCGCCGCCGAGTACCGCCTGTCGGAAGGGGATGCTGAGGCGCATGACGTAATCCTGCCCCTTGATCGCCTGCGGGCGGCCGCTGCCGTAAAAAGTGGCCCGGCCCCGGCTGCCCGGGCCGCCGAAGATGTGGCTGAAAATATCGTCGGTGCCGAAGCCGAATTCGCGGAAGATGTCGCCGACATCGAAGTTGCGATAAATGTCCTCCTGGCTGAACCGCTGGTGAAACCCGGCCTCGCCGAATTGATCGTACTGCCGGCGTTTTTCCGGATCGGAGAGAACGGCATAGGCTTCGGTGATCTCCTTGAATTTCTCCTCCGCTTTCTTGTCGCCCGGGTTCTTGTCCGGATGGAACTTGAGAGCCAGTTTGCGGTAGGCTTTCTTGATCACCTCGGCGGTGGCGTCCTTCGGGACGCCGAGGATGGCGTAATAGTCTTTGGCCATGGAAACTCCTGGATGAGGTGGCTCGAATCGCCCTCCAAATATAGTGAGCCGCATGCGTCCCGTCAAGGCAACACTTGGTGCCACGCCAGTCGCTTGTGCATCACTCATTTTACGGTAAGCTTCTGTAAAGATTTGGTACTTGCGTATGGAGGATAACATGTCAACTAAACGCGCGTGGATTCTGAATGTCCGTATCTGCTGGCTGGTTCTGGTCGCTTTCAGCTGCCTGTCACTCTTTCCCGGCAACGGCAACGCGGCGCTCGTCCAGAGCCGTCTGGCCGATGATTCGGTCGTTGCCGAGCGCTCGGCGCAGATCGAGACGATCCGGCTGGCCCTCGAACAGGAGGTGGTGGCCCAGCGACTGGCGGACTACGGCTTCACTCCCGAGGAGGTAGCGGCCAGGCTGCCGTCCTTTTCCGACGAGCAGCTGCACCAGTTGGCCAGCCTCACCGATTCGCTCGGCGAGGGGGGCGTCCTCGGTTTCGTGATTGCCGTGCTGGTCATCGTGCTGCTGGTGATCGTCATTCTCAAGGTCAGCGACAAGCGGGTCATTGTCAGATAACCTGCCGTTAGCCGGCAGCACCTGTTGAAAAGGAGAAGAAATCATGTCGATGCATCGTCGTACGTGGGTTCTCGATTTACGCATTTGCTGGATGGTCCTGATCGCCTTCAGTGCGCTCTCTCTGCTTCCCGTCAACGCCAATGCCGCACTTGTCCCGAGTCGCCTGGCCGACGGCGCCAGCGTCGCCGAGCGGCAGGCGCAGGTCGAAACGGTCCGGCAGGCTCTCGAGCAGGAAGTGGTGGCCCAGCGGCTGGCCGACTTCGGGTTGTCCAAAGAGGAGATCGCCGCCAAGCTGCCGACCCTTTCCGATGCCCAGTTGCACCAGTTGGCCGGCCTGTCGAAAGACATCGCCGCCGGGGGGGCGGCCGAGGCGGTGGTTGCCGTGCTGCTGATCATCTTGCTGGTGGTCGTCATCATCAAGTTGATGGACAGGGAGATCGTCATCAGGTGACCGGCCGTCTTCTGCTGGTCCTGATCGCTTTGGCGGCAAGTGGGTGCACTCCGTTCCGGCAGGAATTCTGGACCCGGGAACAGGTGGGGTTGCACGTCATCCAGGGCGTTCCCTATCGCCCCCAGGAGCAGCGTGACGATTGTGGTCCCTCGGCCCTCGCGTCCTTGCTGGCCTACCGGGGCAGGGATGTCCCGGTGGGTGAGATCTCCCGGGCCGTCTACGAACCCAAGCTGGGTGGCAGCCTGTTGCCGGACATGGAGAACTTTGCCCGGCAGCAGGGTTTCGCCACCCGTTCCGGGCGCGGCGACCTCGACCTGCTGCGACAGGCGATCGATGCCGATCGCCCGGTCGTGATCCCGATCGAAACGGGTTTCTGGCGTATCTCCCGCCCCCACTACCTGGTGGTTTTCGGCTATGATCAGCGCCGTTTTCTTACCCATGCCGGAGTGCGGGAAGGGGTCTTTATCGACGCCGATGAGCTGCTTCGCCGCTGGGAAAAGATGAACCGGCTTTACCTCTATCTGGAATGAATGAACGGTGCATCCGAAACCCGCCCTGCTGAGCCTGTTGGCCTTTTTCTGTCTTTTCGGCTGTTCCGTGCCGCGGATCATCGTTCTCAACGATCCCCTTGATGCCCGGCAACATAACGATCTCGGCGTTGCCTATCAGCAGCGAGGGGAGAGCGACCTGGCGGTCCGGGAGTACGATCGGGCGGCCGACCTCGATCAGCAATGGGCCCGGCCGTTGATCAACCGCGGCAATGTGCAGGCGGAGCGGGGCGAGTGGCGACAGGCGGAGAAGAGTTACCGTCAGGCCCTGCGCCGCGAGCCAGGGAACGGCGAGGCGATGAACAATCTCGCCTGGGTCCTGTTCCGGGCGGAGGATACCGGACGGGCCCTGGACTGGGCTGAAAGGGCCGTGGCCGCCAACCCCCGCGAACCGGCCTTTCTCGATACCCTGGCGGAAATACGGATCGCCCGCCGCGATCATGCCGGTGCCCGCCAAGCCATCGCCAATGCTCTTGCCCTCGACCCTCCCGCGGAATTGCGCCACAGCCTGGAGCAGAAGCGGGCTCTTCTCGATGCTCTGAGTCCCCTTCCGTAAATGCAGGAAAATCTTGACGCTGCAAAATTAAAAATACAAAATGCGGGAGAAGTTTCTTTCGCCGCCACAGTCCGCTCCTGCTTTTCTTCTGACATTTGAGTTCCTGAGCCTCCGCAGGGTGTTGCGGGAAGGTTAACTTTGCATAAGGAGAACGCATGACCCGCATCGCCGTCATCGGAGCTGGAATTTCCGGCCTCGCAACCGCCCACGCCATCGAGCGCCTGGCCACCGCCGCCGGGCTCGAGGTCGAAACCCTGGTTCTTGAGAAGAAACCGCGCACCGGCGGCAAGATCTGGAGCATCCGCGAAGAAGGGTTTCTCTGCGAGTGGGGGCCCAACGGCTTTCTCGATAACAAGCCGATGACTCTTGAGTTGTGCGACCGGCTCGGGATACGGGACCGCGTGCTGCGCTCCGACGACAACGCCCGCAAGCGCTTCATCTACTCGGAAGGGGTGCTGCACCGCCTGCCGGAGAACGGGCCGGCTTTTCTCAAATCCAGGCTCATCTCCTGGCCGGGCAAGCTGCGCCTGGCCTGTGAGCCGCTGATCCCCGCCAGGCGCGACGGCGCCGACGAAACGCTGGCCGACTTCGCCCGCCGCCGTCTCGGCCAGGAGGCCCTCGACAAGCTGATTGCACCGATGGTTTCGGGCATCTTCGCCGGTGACCCGGAGACGATGAGCCTGCAGAGCTGCTTTCCCCGCATCCACCAACTCGAGCAGGAGTACGGCGGGCTCATCATGGCGATGGTCAAGCTGGCCAAACAGAAGAAAGCCGAGCGCAAGGCCGGCAAGGCGGTCGCCAGCGCCGCCGGCCCCGGCGGCGTCCTCACCTCCTTTGTCGGCGGCATCCAGGAGCTGACCGACAGCACCGCCGCCTCGATCCGGGGAGAGGTGCGCACCGCCGCCGTGGTGATGGAAATCGTCCGCAAGGAGGGCGGCTACGAACTGCGCCTTGAAGACGGCGCAACGGTCGAGGCCGAGGTGGTGGTCAGCGCCGCGCCCGCCTACGCGGCGGCAGAAATGGTGGCCGGGCTCGACCGGCAGTTGACCCAATTGCTCGGCGGTATCCCCTACGCGTCGATGAACGTCGTCTGCTTCGGCTACGCGCGGGAAAAGATCGCCCGTGACCTCGACGGCTTCGGCTACCTCATCCCGAAAAAGGAGGGGAAGAGCATCCTCGGCACTCTCTGGGACTCGAGCATCTTCCCCAACCGCGCTCCCGAGGGGCGGGTGTTGCTGCGTTCGATGATGGGCGGAGCGACCAACCCCCGGGCCATCGATCTTGCCGAGAGCGAGGTCAAGGCCCGGGTCATGGCCGACCTGAAAGAGATCATGGGGATCAGTGCGGAACCCGACTTCGTGCGCGTCTTCCGGCATGAAAAAGCCATCCCCCAGTACATTGCCGGTCATGGTCAGCGACTGCTCGCCCTCGCCGCGCGGCATGTTACCGCTCCCGGCCTCTTCTTCACGGGCAATGCTTTTTACGGTGTCGGTCTCAACGACTGCGTCCATGCCGCCAACCAGGTGGCCGGCCAGGTAGTCGAGTTCCTGCGGGAGCGGCAGGGGACGGGTTGAGAATTGGCCGTCCTGGAGTTGCAGGGCAGGTGCACGTTCAACAAGGAGAAATGCCGATGCCGAGGTTGACCCGGTTGCCCGTCTGGCAGGCGCTGCAGGAACATTATCAAGATGTTGCCGGACTGCACATGCGGGAAATGTTCGCTGCCGATCCGCAGCGGTTCGAGCGCTTCTCCCTGCGCTGGGAGGAGTTTCTCTTCGACTATTCGAAGAACCGGATCACCGGCCGGACGCTCGAACTGTTGTGCGAGCTGGCCCGCCAGGCCGACGTCGAGGGAGGCATCCGGCGAATGTTCGCCGGCGAGAAGATCAACAATACCGAAGGCCGGGCCGTGCTGCATGTGGCGCTGCGCAATCGCGCCAACCGGCCGATCATGGTCGATGGCGTAGATGTCATGCCGGCGGTGAACCGGGTGCTGCAGCGAATGGGCGACCTGGTGGAGAGGGTTCGCAGCGGCCAGTGGCGCGGCTGCAGCGGCAAGCCGATCACCGATGTCGTCAACATCGGCATCGGCGGTTCGGACCTGGGGCCGCATATGGTATGCGAGGCGCTCAAACCCTATGCCCGTCCGGATTTAAGGGTCCATTTCGTTTCCAATGTCGATGCCAGTCATCTCGCCGAGGTGCTGAAGAAAGTCGCGCCGGAGACCACGCTCTTTCTGGTCGCATCGAAGACATTCACCACCCAGGAGACGATGACCAACGCCCAAAGCGCCCGGCAGTGGTTCCTGGAGGGGGCAGGGCGGGATGCCGACATTGCGAAACATTTCGTGGCCATTTCGACCAACGCCGAAAAGGTGCAGGAATTCGGTATCGCCGCGGAAAACATGTTCGAGTTCTGGGACTGGGTCGGCGGCCGCTATTCCCTCTGGTCGGCCATCGGGCTCTCCATCGCCCTTTACGTCGGCATGGAGCGTTTTCTCGAACTGCTTGCCGGCGCCCACCGGGTGGATGAACACTTTCGCACCGCCCCCATCGAGCGCAACCTGCCGGCCCTCATGGCCCTGCTGGGGATCTGGTACGTCGACTTCTTCGGTGCCGAAAGCCAAGCCATTCTCCCTTACGACCAGTACCTGCACCGCTTTCCGGCTTACCTGCAGCAGGCCGACATGGAAAGCAACGGCAAGCGGGTGACCCGCGACGGCGCAACCGTCGACTATGCCACCGGGCCGGTCCTCTGGGGGGAGCCGGGGACCAACGGCCAGCACGCCTTCTACCAGCTCATTCACCAGGGAACCCGGCTGGTGCCTGCCGACTTCATCGTCCCGGCCCGATCACATAATCCCGTCGGTGAGCACCATGCCATTCTGCTGTCCAATTACTTCGCCCAGACCGAAGCCCTGATGATGGGGAAGACGGCCGCCGAGGTGCGCCGGGAGATGCAGCAGGCCGGTGTCGCGGAAGCGGAGATCGAGCGCCTGCTGCCGCATCGGGTCTTTCCCGGCAACCGTCCGACCAACTCCATTCTCTGCCGTCAGTTGACCCCCGGCGTCCTCGGTTCGCTGATCGCCCTCTACGAGCACAAGATTTTCGTGCAGGGATTGATCTGGGAGGTGAACTCTTTCGACCAGTGGGGCGTCGAGCTCGGCAAACAGCTGGCCCAGGCGATTCTGCCCGAATTGGCCGGCCCGGAACCGGTCAACCGCCACGACGCTTCGACCAACGGCCTGATCAATGCCTTCAAGGCGCTGCGCGCCGGCGGGTGAGCCCCGATCGCCGATTCCGAATGCCAGGGCGAGGAGTGCGCGTTCAGTAGATAAACGGCACGGCGTTGCCGAGCTGAAACATCGAGGCCGGACTCCATGGGGTCCGGCCTCGATGTTTCAGCTCGTTATGACGGCTCGACGGTTGCGTCCGGCCCCGCTTCAGCACGCCTTGCGCCGGAAGACGTCGGTCTTGAGGCTGGAGACGCGGTCGAGGAAGAGCAGGCCGTCGAGATGGTCGAGCTCGTGCTGGATGGCGACCGCTTCGAAACCGGAGGCACGGATGACCAGCTCGCGTCCCGCACGGTCGAGGAATTGGACGACGACGCTCTCGGCGCGGGTGACGTTGCCGGTGTAGTCGGGGACGCTCATGCAACCCTCGCGCATGGTCTCCTGCCCCTCGCGTTCGAGAATCCCGGGATTGATCATCACCAGCAGGCCGTGGTTGTTGTCGCGTCCGAGCTTGCTTTTCGAGACGTCGACCACCACTACGCGCCGGCTGCTGCCGATTTGCGGGGCGGCGACCCCGACCGAATGACCGGCCGCGAGCATGGTGTCGATGAGGTCCTGGACCAGTGCGTCGATGGATGCATCAAGAGCATCCACGGGGGTGCAAACCGTCTTGAGCACCGGGTCGGGATAGAGAAGGATGTCGCGAACGGCCATGCGCTTACAGCTCGACGGGAGTGATGGAGCGGACCGAGATGTCCACCTGCAGTTCGTCCTTGAGCCGGCCGACTACCTTGTCGAGGTCCCCGATGGAGAGCCCTTCGGGCAGGACCGCCTCGATCATCATGACGTAGACCGGGCGGCTGGCGCTGCCGATCAGCTTGGTGTTGAGGTCGGTGATGTTCACCTGCCGCTCCCCCAGCTCCCTGGCCACCCGGTAGACGATTCCCGGTTTGTCCGAGCCGTAGACCGAAATCATGCAGATCTCGCCGCGATCGACGCAGTGGATCTCCCCGCCGGGCTTCAGGGTGCGCAGAAAGACCGACAATCCGCTCTCTTCAAGGGGGGCGAAGGCGTCGCCGAAGCTCTGTTGGCCGGTGTATTCGGCATGGGAAATGATCAGGATCATGGCGAACTGGCCGCCGAGGATGGTGCAGCTCGAGTCGGCGATGTTGCAGCCGTGGCGATAGAGGATCTCGGTGACCTGGGAGACGATGCCGGGGCGGTCCCGGCCGATGATGGTCAGGGCGAAATGGCTCATGGCGGGGCTCCTGGGGGAAGGGTAAAAGAGAAGTTGCGTGCGGCGTCTGCATCTTCTACCATGGATGCGGCGAAAATGCTAGCAGTGGGCAAAATCCGTACTGAAAAAGCGGTTTCGCGCCAAGCACGCAAAGAACGCAAAGAAAAATCAATGACGCTTGAATTTCTTTGCGGCCTTTGCGCGCGCGAGATAATGGGTGGCAAGGACGGATGAAATGATGGAACTTGACGAGAAAGACCTGATGATAACCTTCTACAAGTCCTCCGGACCCGGCGGGCAGAAGAAGAACAAGACGGAATCGGCGGTGCGCATCAAGCACCTGCCGACCGGCATCATCGTCACCGCCACCGAATCCCGCTCGCAGCACGAGAACCGCGAGAAGGCGCTGGAGCGGCTGCGCGAACGTCTCGCCGCCCGCAACCGCCGGGCCAAGCGGCGCATTCCGACGCAGCCCGGTCGGGGTGCCGTCGAGCGGCGGGTCAGCGAAAAGAAACGCCACGGCGAGATCAAGCGCGGTCGGGAGAAAGTCGAAACCTAGCCGATCGCCTCCCGCCCCGCTTCCCGCGCCTTGTCCAGCAGCCCCGGCCGGTGGCGGATCGCCCCCATCTCCTCGCAGTTCGGCAGAACGACCATCTTGGCGTCGAAGCCGTAGGCGGTGAGCACCCGCAGGATGCTGCTGGTGGTCCAGAGGTAGTGATCCTCCCCCGGCGCCCCCTGCACCAGGAAAAAGACCGCCTTCTTCCCCGGCGCCAGGCGCGGCTGCCGACGGCCGTCCTTGAAGGCGTACCAGCGGTCGAGGCAG comes from Desulfuromonadales bacterium and encodes:
- the def gene encoding peptide deformylase, giving the protein MAVRDILLYPDPVLKTVCTPVDALDASIDALVQDLIDTMLAAGHSVGVAAPQIGSSRRVVVVDVSKSKLGRDNNHGLLVMINPGILEREGQETMREGCMSVPDYTGNVTRAESVVVQFLDRAGRELVIRASGFEAVAIQHELDHLDGLLFLDRVSSLKTDVFRRKAC
- the pgi gene encoding glucose-6-phosphate isomerase encodes the protein MPRLTRLPVWQALQEHYQDVAGLHMREMFAADPQRFERFSLRWEEFLFDYSKNRITGRTLELLCELARQADVEGGIRRMFAGEKINNTEGRAVLHVALRNRANRPIMVDGVDVMPAVNRVLQRMGDLVERVRSGQWRGCSGKPITDVVNIGIGGSDLGPHMVCEALKPYARPDLRVHFVSNVDASHLAEVLKKVAPETTLFLVASKTFTTQETMTNAQSARQWFLEGAGRDADIAKHFVAISTNAEKVQEFGIAAENMFEFWDWVGGRYSLWSAIGLSIALYVGMERFLELLAGAHRVDEHFRTAPIERNLPALMALLGIWYVDFFGAESQAILPYDQYLHRFPAYLQQADMESNGKRVTRDGATVDYATGPVLWGEPGTNGQHAFYQLIHQGTRLVPADFIVPARSHNPVGEHHAILLSNYFAQTEALMMGKTAAEVRREMQQAGVAEAEIERLLPHRVFPGNRPTNSILCRQLTPGVLGSLIALYEHKIFVQGLIWEVNSFDQWGVELGKQLAQAILPELAGPEPVNRHDASTNGLINAFKALRAGG
- a CDS encoding ACT domain-containing protein, which codes for MSHFALTIIGRDRPGIVSQVTEILYRHGCNIADSSCTILGGQFAMILIISHAEYTGQQSFGDAFAPLEESGLSVFLRTLKPGGEIHCVDRGEICMISVYGSDKPGIVYRVARELGERQVNITDLNTKLIGSASRPVYVMMIEAVLPEGLSIGDLDKVVGRLKDELQVDISVRSITPVEL
- a CDS encoding peptide chain release factor-like protein, with protein sequence MMELDEKDLMITFYKSSGPGGQKKNKTESAVRIKHLPTGIIVTATESRSQHENREKALERLRERLAARNRRAKRRIPTQPGRGAVERRVSEKKRHGEIKRGREKVET